The following proteins come from a genomic window of Sardina pilchardus chromosome 13, fSarPil1.1, whole genome shotgun sequence:
- the LOC134100159 gene encoding uncharacterized protein LOC134100159 — MADSDQNSIRSSISKVLPDLPDPILDLVEETLQSLGVETTEDFHFLQEADLASVLRPIQARRLVAAWKLTIQSPETHSQSAISPSVSPFTSPTSTRSSHSPCPSPSNRIRTADWVDSFQIPWAKFPEDLMQCLERGKRPSPRLRREMIRIIVSAMMNACTSPSKLESTEVAKRIVAKYPQSLKDVIEGEVVGAGYHSLVKQLQARIDNVKRSSTPRIKRRKRESGDSDTDEIPAEQRAVVQDTYGCIKWNMKFMPVSETLESQQEKRDKMKMLHEQRTFSPEEVKALMGCTYYSQRKAINTGTDLQSLTEEWPFLFEEIGMTVHFLELTGLQLKETFLNSVEKKGKRLLNFMTTACADKSKRVFETATKLKFQRGPLEGSSDDIKDMVFLLLSYFNEKEGNLFYYIEETCLANEVLVENLPVTPCIIVCGTSCYAARLFMLSIDGKIVNDQISNFITAICLMFGSYFCLNIHYPVDLGSTLELLQRCFFNINPERGTKVETKKNKKQLSVNPRVLTFIADLADHEWRETN, encoded by the exons ATGGCTGATTCAGATCAAAACAGCATAAGAAGTTCCATTTCTAAGGTGTTGCCAGACCTCCCAGACCCAATTCTGGACCTTGTGGAGGAGACCCTACAGTCATTGGGGGTTGAGACCACAGAGGATTTTCACTTTTTACAGGAGGCTGATCTTGCATCTGTTCTACGACCAATACAAGCGAGAAGATTGGTTGCTGCATGGAAACTAACCA ttCAGAGCCCTGAAACCCACAGCCAGTCAGCCATCAGTCCTTCCGTTTCACCTTTCACCTCTCCTACCTCCACTCGCTCCTCACACTCCCCTTGCCCCTCACCCAGCAATCGGATTAGAACTGCAGATTGGGTTGACAGCTTTCAGATTCCATGGGCAAAATTTCCTGAAGACTTGATGCAGTGcttggagagagggaaaaggccAAGTCCACGTTTACGGCGAGAAATGATTCGGATTATTGTCTCTGCAATGATGAATGCTTGCACATCTCCAAGTAAACTAGAGTCTACAGAAGTTGCCAAAAGAATAGTTGCCAAGTATCCACAGTCCCTGAAAGACGTCATAGAAGGTGAGGTAGTGGGAGCTGGATATCACTCACTTGTCAAACAGCTACAAGCCCGTATTGACAATGTGAAGCGGTCCTCAACACCACGGATAAAGAGGCGCAAACGAGAATCCGGTGACTCCGACACAGATGAAATCCCAGCTGAGCAGAGGGCGGTTGTTCAGGACACATATGGCTGCATTAAGTGGAATATGAAGTTCATGCCAGTCAGTGAGACATTGGAAAGCCAACAGGAAAAGAGGGATAAAATGAAGATGCTTCATGAACAGCGTACCTTCAGTCCAGAAGAGGTCAAAGCTCTCATGGGGTGCACATACTACTCCCAACGCAAAGCAATAAATACAGGAACAGATCTCCAAAGCCTGACGGAGGAATGGCCTTTTTTGTTTGAAGAAATAGGGATGACCGTCCATTTCCTAGAGCTCACAGGATTACAACTTAAAGAGACCTTTCTCAATAGtgtagaaaaaaagggaaaacgccTTTTGAACTTCATGACAACCGCTTGTGCAGACAAGAGCAAACGCGTCTTTGAGACCGCAACAAAGCTGAAATTTCAGAGAGGACCGTTGGAGGGCAGCTCCGATGACATCAAGGATATGGtgtttcttcttctctcatACTTCAACGAAAAAGAGGGGAACCTCTTCTACTACATCGAGGAGACATGCCTGGCAAACGAAGTACTCGTGGAAAACTTGCCTGTGACACCTTGCATCATTGTATGTG GAACCTCCTGCTATGCTGCAAGGCTGTTCATGCTCAGCATAGACGGCAAGATCGTGAATGACCAAATCTCCAACTTCATTACTGCCATCTGCCTGATGTTTGGAAGCTACTTCTGCCTGAATATCCACTATCCAGTAGACCTGGGTTCCACTCTTGAGCTCCTTCAGAG GTGTTTCTTCAACATCAATCCTGAGAGGGGCACAAAAGTCGAAAcaaagaagaataagaagcagCTGTCAGTAAACCCAAGAGTCCTCACCTTCATCGCTGACCTCGCTGATCATGAATGGAGAGAGACCAATTAA